In the Sulfobacillus thermosulfidooxidans DSM 9293 genome, GCTCAGGTTTGTTTTTAGCGATAGGACAAGCTATTCGTTTGGCTGGTCCGGCCATCGCGATTTCATTGTTAATTGGGGTGACGATTATGGCCTTGGAAGTGGCAGCCCTTGCTGAAATGGCTGCGGCTGACAGGGAACGTGGCTCTTTTTTGGCCTTTGCCCACCATGCGTTGGGACCGGGATCCGCCTTTGTGGGAGGATGGATTTTTTGGTTTTCTAGCATCCTCAACATTTCTGCTGAAGCCACTGCGGGTGCCATTTTCACACGTCTTTGGTTTCCCCAAATTCCCGTTTATGTTTTTAGCGTGGGTTATGCTTTGATCGTTGTAGGGATAAACTTTTTAACGGTTCGTGGATTTAGCACCGTGGAATCATGGATGTCCGGTACGAAAATCACGGCGACGGTTGTGTTTATTTTGATTGGCATCTTAGCCATTGCAGGGATTTTGCCCGTTAAACATCCCGTGGGTATCCGGGGCTGGTATGCCATGCCGAGCTTTTTCCCACACGGCATTAAAGGGGTATTAGCAGCTATGGTACTGGTGCTCTTTTCGATGTCGGGCACGGGCGTGCTAGGACTCGCTGCACCCAATGTTAAAAATGCTGAAACCACCATTGCCAAAAGCATTCGCAATACCATTATCGCCATTTATATCTTATATGTAGGGGCCGCTTTGGCCTTAACCTCAATTTTGATTTGGTATACGGTTCCCACAGCGCAAAGTCCTTTTACGGCAGCCTTGCGCACTCTCCCCTGGGGATGGCTGGTTAATGTTTTTAACTTGGTGATTCTTTTAGCGGTGTTGAGTGCGATGAATGCGGGGCTATTTGCAACAGACCGCGTCCTCGCCACGCTTGGCCGTATTCATGCTGCTCCTAAAGTGGTTGCCAAGGAATCACACGGCATTCCCCGGATGGCGAATCTCGTGACAGGGATTTTATTCGTGGTGATTAGTGGTTTGGCTTATTTTTTGCCTAAAACGGCTTATTTATATCTAGTCACCGCGACCGGATTTCAAGCCTTATTTATTTGGGGTTTGATCATTGTGACGCAAATCGTTTACCGCAAGATTTTGTTAAAAGAAGGAAAGGATCTTGAGTTTCGATTAAAAGGATATCCCTATTCTTCGATTCTAGCGGTGATTCTGATTGTCGGCGTAATTGCGACCGCCCCATTAGCGCCACATGAAATGATTTCTTTGGAAATTAGTATTGGGGCATCGGTGATATTTTTTATTGCGTATTTGCCGGTTCGGGCAAAACGGTTAAAGCAGCAGCACGAAAAATGACGGACCCTCTGTGTCGTCGAATTTTGGTGTGTTAGAATGAATGCTGATCCTGCGCGAGATAACCGGAGGATTTGAGGTGCGTATAATTGGGGAAGAAGGGACTATGTCGTGAAAATAGGTTTGCCTACAGAAATTAAACCCGATGAAAATCGCGTGGCCTTAACGCCCGCCGGCGTCATGGCGTTAACCCGAGACGGCCACCAAGTGCTTATTCAACAAGGTGCGGGACTTGGAAGCGGCTTTTCCGATGACCAGTACCGTAACGCGGGCGGAACGCTCGTGCCGACGGCAGAAGACGTTTGGACCGGGGCCGAAATGGTCATTAAAGTCAAAGAGCCTTTGCCTGAGGAGTATCGATATTTTCGAAAGGATTTAGTGCTCTTTACATACTTGCACTTGGCTCCCGAGCCAGAACTTACGCAGGCTCTGGTGGATTCGGGGATAACGGCCATTGCTTATGAAACGGTGCAAGCAGCCGATGGGTCACTGCCTTTGCTCACGCCGATGAGTGAAGTGGCTGGACGGATGGCTACGCAGATTGGCGCTCATTTCCTTGAAAAACCTCAAGGGGGCCGGGGCATTCTGTTAGGAGGAGTACCGGGAGTTCTGCCGGGTTCCGTTTTGGTTATCGGGGGCGGAATTGTCGGAACAAATGCTGCGCGGATTGCATTAGGACTCGGCGCGGATGTCACGATTGTCGATATCAATGCGGATCGTCTTCGGCAATTAGATGACATGTTCCATGGACATGTCCGGACACTGATGTCAAACGAATACAATATTGCGGAGGCCGTCAAAACCTGTGACTTACTCGTGGGGGCTGTTCTGATTCCTGGTGCCCGCGCTCCGCATTTAGTGAGTGAAGCGATGGTCGCCACGATGCAGCCTGGCTCGGTGATTGTGGATGTAGCCATTGACCAGGGAG is a window encoding:
- a CDS encoding amino acid permease — protein: MKVPRDINATRLTLMTVGGIMGSGLFLAIGQAIRLAGPAIAISLLIGVTIMALEVAALAEMAAADRERGSFLAFAHHALGPGSAFVGGWIFWFSSILNISAEATAGAIFTRLWFPQIPVYVFSVGYALIVVGINFLTVRGFSTVESWMSGTKITATVVFILIGILAIAGILPVKHPVGIRGWYAMPSFFPHGIKGVLAAMVLVLFSMSGTGVLGLAAPNVKNAETTIAKSIRNTIIAIYILYVGAALALTSILIWYTVPTAQSPFTAALRTLPWGWLVNVFNLVILLAVLSAMNAGLFATDRVLATLGRIHAAPKVVAKESHGIPRMANLVTGILFVVISGLAYFLPKTAYLYLVTATGFQALFIWGLIIVTQIVYRKILLKEGKDLEFRLKGYPYSSILAVILIVGVIATAPLAPHEMISLEISIGASVIFFIAYLPVRAKRLKQQHEK
- the ald gene encoding alanine dehydrogenase translates to MKIGLPTEIKPDENRVALTPAGVMALTRDGHQVLIQQGAGLGSGFSDDQYRNAGGTLVPTAEDVWTGAEMVIKVKEPLPEEYRYFRKDLVLFTYLHLAPEPELTQALVDSGITAIAYETVQAADGSLPLLTPMSEVAGRMATQIGAHFLEKPQGGRGILLGGVPGVLPGSVLVIGGGIVGTNAARIALGLGADVTIVDINADRLRQLDDMFHGHVRTLMSNEYNIAEAVKTCDLLVGAVLIPGARAPHLVSEAMVATMQPGSVIVDVAIDQGGSIETIDHVTTHSHPTYVKHGVVHYAVANMPGAVARTSTLALTNVTLRYARLLAQYGAVEAMRRDPALAKGLNVYQGAITFKAVAEAHQKPYVAPQEIWS